The Burkholderia pyrrocinia genome has a segment encoding these proteins:
- a CDS encoding oxepin-CoA hydrolase, alternative type encodes MSAELLASRPPESDSTLVLTLSNPGARNALHPDMYAAGVEALATAERDPGIRAVVLTGADRFFCAGGNLNRLLDNRSKDPSYQADSIDQLGAWVTAIRESTKPVIAAVEGAAAGAGFSLALACDLIVAAHDAKFVMSYARVGLTPDGGGSWFLARALPRAIAAEILFEGKPVAAERLHALGVVNRLAVPGAALTDALAWADALAGISPNALTRIKSLLDDAATQPLEPHLGTERDHFVASLHHADALEGITAFLEKRQPRYKR; translated from the coding sequence ATGAGTGCTGAACTGCTGGCCTCGCGTCCGCCCGAGAGCGATTCGACGCTCGTCCTCACGCTATCCAATCCCGGCGCGCGCAACGCGCTGCATCCCGACATGTACGCGGCCGGTGTCGAAGCACTCGCCACCGCCGAGCGCGATCCCGGGATTCGCGCGGTCGTGCTGACGGGCGCAGATCGCTTCTTCTGCGCAGGCGGCAACCTGAACCGGCTGCTCGACAACCGCTCGAAGGATCCGTCCTACCAGGCCGACAGCATCGATCAACTCGGCGCATGGGTGACGGCGATTCGCGAATCGACGAAGCCGGTGATCGCGGCGGTCGAAGGTGCCGCGGCCGGCGCGGGCTTTTCGCTCGCGCTCGCATGCGACCTGATCGTCGCCGCGCACGATGCGAAGTTCGTGATGTCGTACGCGCGTGTGGGCCTGACGCCCGACGGCGGCGGCTCGTGGTTCCTCGCGCGCGCGCTGCCGCGTGCGATCGCGGCCGAGATCCTGTTCGAAGGCAAGCCGGTCGCGGCCGAACGCCTGCATGCGCTCGGCGTGGTCAACCGGCTCGCCGTGCCCGGCGCAGCGCTGACCGACGCGCTGGCATGGGCCGATGCGCTCGCCGGCATCTCGCCGAACGCGCTCACGCGCATCAAGTCGCTGCTCGACGACGCGGCGACGCAGCCGCTCGAACCGCATCTCGGCACCGAGCGCGATCATTTCGTCGCCTCGCTGCACCATGCGGACGCGCTCGAAGGCATCACCGCCTTTCTCGAGAAACGCCAGCCCCGCTACAAGCGCTGA
- a CDS encoding glutathione binding-like protein, whose translation MIDVYSWATPNGHKVHIMLEETGLAYRALPVDIGAGDQFKPEFLKISPNNKIPAIVDPDGPGGQPISLFESGAILIYLAEKTGKFLPTDPAARYATLEWLMFQMGGVGPMLGQAHHFRLYAPEKIEYAFNRYTNEAKRLYNVMEKRLGESEYLAGDAYTIADIATFPWTRSWQNQGIVLDELPNVKRWHEAIAARPAVQRGVEVLASMRKALQDDKAREVLFGATQYAKH comes from the coding sequence ATGATCGACGTCTATAGCTGGGCGACCCCGAACGGCCACAAGGTGCACATCATGCTCGAGGAAACGGGCCTCGCCTATCGTGCCCTTCCGGTCGATATCGGTGCGGGCGACCAGTTCAAGCCCGAGTTCCTGAAGATCAGCCCGAACAACAAGATCCCGGCGATCGTCGATCCGGACGGCCCCGGCGGCCAGCCGATCTCGTTGTTCGAATCGGGCGCGATCCTGATCTACCTCGCGGAGAAGACCGGCAAGTTCCTGCCGACCGATCCGGCCGCGCGCTATGCGACGCTCGAGTGGCTGATGTTCCAGATGGGCGGTGTCGGCCCGATGCTCGGGCAGGCGCACCATTTCCGGTTGTACGCGCCGGAGAAGATCGAGTACGCGTTCAACCGCTACACGAACGAAGCGAAGCGCCTGTACAACGTGATGGAAAAGCGCCTCGGCGAATCGGAATATCTCGCGGGCGACGCGTACACGATCGCAGACATAGCGACGTTCCCGTGGACGCGCTCGTGGCAAAACCAGGGCATCGTGCTCGACGAACTGCCGAACGTGAAGCGCTGGCACGAGGCGATCGCCGCACGGCCGGCCGTACAGCGCGGCGTCGAAGTACTCGCATCGATGCGCAAGGCACTGCAGGACGACAAGGCACGTGAGGTACTGTTCGGCGCGACGCAATACGCGAAACACTGA
- the cueR gene encoding Cu(I)-responsive transcriptional regulator, producing the protein MNIGDASRESGVSAKMIRYYEQVGLLAPSKRTDAGYRIYGADEIHILRFIRQARRLGFLVEDIRKLLMLWQDRSRASAEVKSIALEHVAELDKRIAELSNMRDTLADLAAHCHGDGRPECPILARLADPVSEPD; encoded by the coding sequence ATGAATATCGGCGATGCGTCGCGCGAATCCGGAGTCAGCGCAAAAATGATCCGGTACTACGAGCAGGTCGGCCTTCTTGCGCCGAGCAAGCGAACCGACGCCGGCTACCGGATCTACGGCGCGGATGAAATCCACATCCTGCGCTTCATCCGTCAGGCGCGACGGCTCGGCTTTCTCGTCGAAGACATCCGCAAGTTGCTGATGCTCTGGCAAGACCGCTCCCGCGCCAGCGCCGAGGTGAAGTCGATCGCCCTCGAGCACGTGGCCGAACTCGACAAGCGCATCGCGGAGCTAAGCAACATGCGCGATACGCTGGCCGACCTGGCCGCGCACTGCCATGGTGATGGACGGCCCGAATGCCCGATTTT
- a CDS encoding response regulator transcription factor, whose protein sequence is MRFLVLNSDAERRDGLKALLRQIDRHASINDAPDGFQARRLLRTQRFDLVAIDWLDVGRLSELQALCSACSPTPAAVLIDEASPESIQRFFNYGVAGVIPHSTRPHLIVRALEMVLLGGHYIPPIALRLFPSAAAARHEAHFQTLAGSLPRRPPSGLLSPRQAQIMRFVHMGSTNKMIARTLGISEGTVKIHLASIFQQLGAVNRAAAVAIYNGWLSPHLEVLLANRNRARKPAVGERGPAPLRTQRNDHPYPLPAAHAGTQDLPLAAEPRARFRRER, encoded by the coding sequence ATGCGGTTCCTGGTGCTCAATTCAGACGCCGAACGGCGTGACGGACTGAAGGCCCTGCTGCGGCAGATCGACCGTCACGCCAGCATCAACGATGCGCCCGACGGCTTCCAGGCGCGCCGGCTGCTGCGCACCCAGCGTTTCGACCTCGTCGCGATCGACTGGCTGGACGTTGGCCGGCTGAGCGAACTGCAGGCACTCTGCAGCGCCTGCTCGCCGACGCCCGCGGCCGTGCTGATCGACGAAGCCTCGCCGGAATCCATCCAGCGCTTCTTCAACTACGGTGTCGCAGGCGTGATCCCGCATTCCACGCGGCCGCACTTGATCGTGCGTGCGCTCGAGATGGTGCTGCTGGGCGGACACTACATCCCGCCGATCGCGCTCCGCCTGTTCCCCTCCGCGGCCGCGGCACGCCACGAGGCCCATTTCCAGACGCTCGCCGGATCGTTGCCCCGCCGCCCGCCGAGCGGCCTGTTGTCGCCGAGGCAAGCGCAGATCATGCGCTTCGTCCACATGGGCAGCACGAACAAGATGATTGCCCGTACGCTCGGCATCAGCGAGGGCACCGTGAAAATTCACCTCGCCAGCATCTTCCAGCAGTTGGGCGCCGTCAACCGCGCCGCCGCGGTTGCAATCTACAACGGCTGGCTGTCGCCGCACCTCGAAGTGCTGCTGGCGAACCGCAACCGTGCGCGCAAGCCTGCCGTCGGCGAACGCGGCCCGGCTCCACTGCGCACGCAACGGAACGATCATCCGTACCCGTTGCCTGCCGCGCATGCGGGCACGCAGGACTTGCCACTCGCCGCCGAACCGCGGGCACGGTTCCGGCGCGAGCGCTAG
- a CDS encoding M14 family metallopeptidase — MTLSITSNFDAGAIDVVSCDSPDAIRLRVRGDSRSEFAQWFYYRLTGARGERCVMTFENAAECAYPSGWRNYSAVASYDRVDWFRVPTTFDGKTMTIDHTPEFDSIYYAYFEPYSEERHAAFLGAVQQLPQASVVELGRTVEGRPMSLLTLGTPETDGVPKKKVWIIARQHPGETMAEWFVEGLVKRLAGWGDWTGDPVARKLYDRATFYIVPNMNPDGSVHGNLRTNAAGANLNREWMTPDAERSPEVLAVRDAIHAIGCDMFFDIHGDEDLPYVFVAGSEMLPSFTEQQGKEQTAFIDAFKVASPDFQTEHGYAASKYKEDALKLASKYIGHQFGCLSLTLEMPFKDNANLPDERVGWNGERSAALGAAMLAAILVHIDTFA; from the coding sequence ATGACCCTTTCGATCACCAGCAATTTCGACGCAGGCGCAATCGACGTCGTGTCGTGCGACAGCCCCGATGCGATTCGGCTGCGCGTGCGCGGCGACAGCCGCTCGGAATTCGCGCAGTGGTTTTACTACCGCTTGACGGGCGCGCGCGGCGAGCGGTGCGTGATGACGTTCGAGAACGCGGCCGAATGCGCATATCCGTCCGGCTGGCGCAATTACAGCGCGGTGGCGAGCTACGACCGGGTCGACTGGTTCCGCGTGCCGACGACGTTCGACGGCAAGACGATGACCATCGACCATACGCCGGAGTTCGACAGTATCTACTACGCGTATTTCGAACCGTACTCGGAGGAGCGCCACGCCGCATTTCTCGGCGCGGTCCAGCAGTTGCCGCAGGCGAGCGTCGTCGAGCTCGGACGCACGGTCGAAGGCCGCCCGATGTCGCTGCTGACGCTCGGCACGCCGGAAACCGACGGCGTGCCGAAGAAGAAGGTGTGGATCATCGCGCGCCAGCATCCGGGCGAGACGATGGCCGAGTGGTTCGTCGAAGGCCTCGTCAAGCGGCTGGCCGGATGGGGCGACTGGACCGGCGATCCGGTCGCGCGCAAGCTCTACGATCGCGCGACGTTCTACATCGTCCCGAACATGAACCCGGACGGCAGCGTGCACGGCAATCTGCGCACCAACGCGGCAGGGGCGAACCTGAACCGCGAATGGATGACGCCCGATGCCGAGCGCAGCCCCGAGGTGCTGGCCGTGCGCGATGCGATCCACGCGATCGGTTGCGACATGTTTTTCGACATTCACGGCGACGAGGATCTGCCGTACGTGTTCGTTGCCGGTTCGGAAATGCTGCCGAGCTTTACCGAGCAGCAGGGCAAGGAGCAGACCGCGTTCATCGACGCGTTCAAGGTCGCGAGCCCGGACTTCCAGACCGAGCATGGCTATGCGGCGAGCAAGTACAAGGAGGACGCGCTCAAGCTCGCGTCGAAGTACATCGGTCACCAGTTCGGCTGCCTGTCGCTGACGCTCGAGATGCCGTTCAAGGACAACGCGAACCTGCCCGACGAGCGTGTCGGCTGGAACGGTGAGCGCAGTGCGGCGCTCGGTGCAGCGATGCTGGCCGCGATCCTGGTACACATCGATACGTTCGCGTAA
- a CDS encoding BspC domain-containing protein, producing the protein MSPSLLTNNQMDSSPASLRILRALGKLAACVAGLSLALPTPVFADLLDQRSELINKFVNEMHADPLAADCAAHGSFIASTSSAFDRVDFAPNTFDSGNATITPWNDSFDQGKQRVKVDNIVTVDGLGVHSDGSDPTPLKFRCGYVGQQMLAFSWNDPVPPLKPRVERSTSSTKKFKGKSHRGKAKAKASGRTGKKAVATKKSGGQTKAVKKKTAKKS; encoded by the coding sequence ATGTCTCCTTCGCTCCTCACCAATAACCAGATGGACAGCTCACCTGCCTCGCTCCGGATTCTCCGGGCGCTCGGCAAGCTGGCAGCCTGTGTCGCGGGCCTGTCGCTTGCGCTTCCGACACCGGTATTCGCCGACCTGCTCGACCAGCGCTCCGAACTGATCAACAAATTCGTCAACGAAATGCATGCCGATCCGCTCGCGGCCGATTGTGCGGCACACGGCAGCTTCATCGCCAGCACGTCGTCGGCCTTCGACCGCGTCGACTTCGCGCCGAACACATTCGACAGCGGCAACGCGACGATCACGCCGTGGAACGACTCGTTCGACCAGGGCAAGCAGCGCGTGAAGGTCGACAACATCGTCACGGTCGACGGACTCGGCGTCCACAGCGACGGCAGCGACCCGACTCCGCTGAAATTCCGTTGCGGCTATGTCGGCCAGCAAATGCTCGCGTTCAGCTGGAACGACCCCGTTCCGCCGCTGAAGCCGCGCGTCGAGCGCTCCACGTCTTCGACGAAGAAGTTCAAGGGAAAATCGCACCGGGGCAAGGCAAAGGCAAAGGCATCGGGCCGCACCGGCAAGAAGGCCGTCGCAACGAAGAAATCAGGCGGCCAGACGAAAGCCGTGAAGAAGAAAACCGCGAAGAAGTCCTGA
- a CDS encoding DUF2863 family protein, which produces MRQRIAKRLPPDADKLVGLSLALFASGSRIEDRFWEAKLDALLAKIVRNGNQTTLDAALDHLQQNHPDAYGALADMAETHSESMVIEHDGQPYDALLVAVPVLAWTRYMIPSGPLKGDVADALRTHLQAHVLANGTLVGLAPFLYSIDQLPRHHVETYRLAQQLAHAAIGQHTPKLSFGDLPETSPILADPRFLLAVVAAPAGAPLFRWQEEESGSRIERGQCLEQWTAQGGPNLSIALPGCEFECLLPDAYYSACRDADERIRPHTVRTAIRYLFDTLGTAPQELRAVVAGFGERRIDEYRVGFTRRASNDVIYGVVWPLYGRENGDVSIDSATLEGEAPIEGPLEEIVSLLKECGVTDVRRHAGRFEPEYCDDCGVPLYADPLGEIVHAEMPEDASPAQPHFH; this is translated from the coding sequence ATGCGCCAGCGAATCGCCAAACGCCTCCCCCCCGATGCCGACAAACTGGTTGGTCTGTCGCTTGCGCTCTTCGCCTCGGGTAGCCGCATCGAGGATCGCTTCTGGGAAGCGAAGCTCGACGCGCTGCTCGCCAAGATTGTCCGCAACGGCAACCAGACCACGCTCGACGCAGCGCTCGACCATCTGCAACAGAATCATCCCGACGCCTACGGCGCGCTCGCCGACATGGCCGAGACCCACAGCGAGTCGATGGTGATCGAGCACGACGGCCAGCCGTACGATGCGCTGCTGGTTGCCGTCCCGGTTCTCGCATGGACGCGCTACATGATTCCGTCAGGCCCGCTCAAGGGCGACGTTGCCGACGCACTGCGAACGCACCTGCAGGCTCATGTCCTTGCGAACGGCACGCTCGTCGGGCTCGCACCGTTCCTCTACAGCATCGACCAGTTGCCGCGGCATCACGTCGAGACCTACCGCCTTGCCCAGCAGCTCGCACATGCGGCGATCGGTCAGCACACGCCCAAGCTCAGCTTCGGCGATCTGCCCGAAACCTCGCCGATCCTGGCCGACCCGCGCTTCCTGCTCGCCGTCGTCGCCGCGCCCGCCGGCGCACCGCTGTTCCGCTGGCAGGAAGAAGAAAGCGGCAGCCGGATCGAGCGCGGTCAGTGCCTCGAACAGTGGACGGCTCAGGGCGGCCCGAATCTGTCGATCGCACTGCCCGGATGTGAGTTCGAGTGCCTGCTTCCGGACGCGTACTACTCGGCCTGCCGCGATGCGGACGAGCGCATCCGTCCACACACGGTGCGAACCGCCATTCGTTATCTTTTCGACACACTTGGTACCGCACCGCAGGAACTCCGCGCGGTGGTCGCCGGCTTCGGCGAACGCCGTATCGACGAGTACCGTGTCGGCTTCACGCGGCGTGCGAGCAACGACGTGATCTATGGCGTCGTGTGGCCACTTTACGGCCGTGAAAACGGCGACGTGTCGATCGACAGCGCGACGCTCGAAGGCGAGGCGCCGATCGAAGGGCCGCTCGAGGAAATCGTGAGCCTGCTGAAGGAATGCGGCGTAACCGACGTCCGCCGGCACGCGGGCCGCTTCGAACCCGAATACTGCGATGACTGCGGCGTGCCGCTCTACGCAGATCCGCTCGGCGAAATCGTCCATGCGGAAATGCCGGAAGACGCATCGCCTGCCCAGCCGCACTTCCACTGA
- a CDS encoding putative toxin-antitoxin system toxin component, PIN family has protein sequence MTRSLAPHAAHRVVLDSNVWIDILVFDDPATRPIRAALERGALAAVIDGRCLTELEYVLDYPQFQARAIDKAAALATVARLASLVEPPPVDADAPPLPKCKDRDDQKFLELARAAQAEWLVSKDRALLKLAKRTARDFGFRIAQPAPFAEACALDAAPPPPATPA, from the coding sequence ATGACCCGCTCTCTCGCCCCGCACGCCGCGCATCGCGTCGTGCTCGACTCGAACGTCTGGATCGACATCCTCGTATTCGACGACCCCGCTACGCGCCCGATCCGTGCTGCACTGGAACGCGGCGCGCTTGCCGCCGTGATCGACGGCCGCTGCCTGACCGAACTCGAATACGTGCTCGATTATCCGCAGTTCCAGGCGCGTGCGATCGACAAGGCCGCCGCGCTCGCGACCGTCGCCCGCCTCGCGAGCCTCGTCGAGCCGCCGCCCGTCGATGCCGACGCGCCGCCGCTGCCGAAGTGCAAGGACCGCGACGACCAGAAGTTTCTCGAACTCGCCCGCGCCGCGCAGGCCGAGTGGCTCGTCTCGAAAGACCGTGCGCTGCTCAAGCTCGCGAAGCGCACCGCACGCGACTTCGGCTTCCGGATCGCGCAACCCGCGCCGTTTGCCGAGGCCTGCGCGCTCGACGCCGCGCCGCCCCCCCCTGCCACGCCGGCCTGA
- a CDS encoding pyridoxal phosphate-dependent aminotransferase, which translates to MNAPSDMPTTPVFPSRLPNVGTTIFTVMSALAAEKGAVNLGQGFPDFDCDPRIVDAVATAMRNGHNQYPPMAGVAPLRDAIADKIAHVYGRRYDPATEITVTAGATQALLTAILCAVHPGDEVIVVEPTYDSYLPSIELAGGKPVFVTLEAPDYAIPFDRLAAAITPKTRMILINTPHNPTGTVWREADMRKLEEIVRGTNVLILSDEVYEHMVYDGARHESVARYPELAARSFIVSSFGKTYHVTGWKVGYVAAPAALTAEFRKVHQFNVFTVNTPMQIGLADYLRDPAPYLSLAGFYQKKRDFFRDGLERTRFKLLPCTGTYFQCVDYSAISDLPEAEFSKWLTSEIGVAAIPVSAFYHEPHESGVVRFCFAKQESTLASALERLARL; encoded by the coding sequence ATGAACGCTCCTTCAGACATGCCAACGACTCCCGTTTTCCCCTCGCGCCTGCCGAACGTCGGCACGACGATCTTCACGGTCATGAGCGCGCTTGCCGCCGAAAAAGGCGCCGTGAACCTCGGCCAGGGCTTCCCGGATTTCGATTGCGATCCGCGCATCGTCGACGCGGTCGCGACCGCAATGCGCAACGGGCACAACCAGTATCCGCCGATGGCCGGTGTCGCACCGCTGCGCGACGCGATCGCCGACAAGATCGCGCACGTCTACGGCCGGCGCTACGATCCGGCCACCGAGATCACGGTGACGGCCGGCGCGACGCAAGCGCTGCTGACGGCAATCCTGTGCGCGGTGCATCCGGGCGACGAAGTGATCGTCGTCGAACCGACCTATGACAGCTACCTGCCGTCGATCGAACTCGCAGGAGGCAAGCCGGTATTCGTCACGCTGGAGGCGCCCGACTACGCGATCCCGTTCGACCGTCTCGCAGCCGCGATCACGCCGAAAACGCGCATGATCCTGATCAACACGCCGCATAACCCGACGGGTACCGTGTGGCGCGAGGCGGACATGCGCAAGCTCGAGGAGATCGTGCGCGGCACCAACGTGCTGATCCTGTCGGACGAGGTCTACGAGCACATGGTCTACGACGGCGCGCGCCACGAAAGCGTCGCACGCTATCCGGAACTCGCCGCACGCAGCTTCATCGTGTCGAGCTTCGGCAAGACCTATCACGTGACGGGCTGGAAGGTCGGCTATGTCGCGGCGCCTGCCGCGCTGACCGCGGAATTCCGCAAGGTCCACCAGTTCAACGTATTCACGGTGAATACGCCGATGCAGATCGGGCTCGCCGATTACCTGCGCGACCCGGCACCGTACCTGTCGCTCGCCGGCTTCTACCAGAAGAAGCGCGACTTCTTCCGGGACGGCCTCGAGCGCACGCGCTTCAAGCTGCTGCCGTGCACGGGCACGTACTTCCAGTGTGTCGATTACTCGGCGATCAGCGACCTGCCCGAAGCAGAATTCTCGAAGTGGCTCACGTCGGAAATCGGCGTGGCCGCCATTCCGGTGTCGGCGTTCTATCACGAGCCGCACGAATCGGGTGTCGTACGTTTCTGCTTCGCGAAGCAGGAAAGCACGCTCGCATCCGCACTCGAACGGCTCGCTCGCCTGTAG
- a CDS encoding MaoC family dehydratase, with protein MTDVTLPLIASAQALHARVGEGPLASDWVAIDQQRVDGFADATGDHQWIHIDPERARRESPFGGPIAHGFLTLSLIPALMTDAMRFEQKMGVNYGLNRVRFLKPVPVGARVRALFAVKETAEAAQGGVQVTWSVSMQAERPDAPLLVCAAEFITLHYF; from the coding sequence ATGACCGACGTGACATTGCCGCTGATCGCATCGGCGCAGGCGCTGCACGCGCGGGTCGGCGAGGGGCCGCTCGCGAGCGATTGGGTCGCGATCGACCAGCAACGCGTCGACGGTTTCGCCGACGCGACCGGCGATCATCAATGGATTCACATCGATCCCGAACGCGCGCGGCGCGAGTCGCCGTTCGGCGGGCCGATCGCGCACGGGTTCCTGACGCTGTCGCTGATTCCTGCGTTGATGACCGACGCGATGCGCTTCGAGCAGAAGATGGGCGTGAACTACGGACTGAACCGCGTGCGTTTCCTGAAGCCGGTGCCGGTCGGTGCGCGCGTGCGCGCGCTGTTCGCGGTGAAGGAAACCGCCGAGGCCGCGCAGGGCGGCGTGCAGGTGACGTGGTCGGTGTCGATGCAGGCTGAACGTCCCGACGCGCCGCTGCTGGTCTGTGCGGCGGAATTCATCACGCTGCATTACTTCTGA
- the yaaA gene encoding peroxide stress protein YaaA has product MIIVLSPAKSLDYDTPAHVQSYTKPAFVDDASELIDGLRKLSPQDIATLMDISDPLARLNFQRYADWSPTFTPANAKQAVLAFNGDVYEGFDAKSLSPADLDYAQQHVRVLSGLYGLLRPLDLLQPYRLEMGTRFANARGKDLYAFWGDRITRALNEQLETRSGAARVLVNCASTEYFKSVKPKLLAAPVITPVFEDWKGGRYKIISFHAKRARGLMARFIVENRITEPKALKEFATEGYVFDAAASNDSTYVYRRRVGE; this is encoded by the coding sequence ATGATAATCGTTCTCTCTCCCGCCAAATCCCTCGACTACGATACGCCCGCGCACGTCCAGTCTTACACGAAGCCTGCATTCGTCGACGACGCGTCCGAGCTGATCGACGGCCTGCGCAAGTTGTCGCCGCAGGACATCGCGACGCTGATGGATATTTCCGATCCGCTCGCGCGCCTGAACTTCCAGCGCTACGCGGACTGGTCGCCGACCTTTACGCCGGCCAATGCGAAACAGGCCGTGCTGGCGTTCAACGGTGACGTCTACGAAGGATTCGACGCGAAATCGCTGTCGCCCGCCGATCTCGACTACGCGCAGCAGCATGTGCGCGTGCTGTCGGGCCTGTACGGGCTGCTGCGCCCGCTCGACCTGCTGCAGCCGTACCGGCTCGAGATGGGCACGCGCTTCGCGAACGCGCGCGGCAAGGATCTGTACGCGTTCTGGGGCGACCGCATCACGCGGGCGCTGAACGAGCAGCTCGAGACGCGCAGCGGCGCGGCGCGCGTGCTGGTCAACTGCGCGTCGACCGAGTACTTCAAGTCGGTCAAGCCGAAACTGCTGGCCGCACCCGTCATCACGCCGGTGTTCGAGGACTGGAAGGGCGGCCGCTACAAGATCATCAGCTTCCATGCGAAGCGTGCGCGCGGCCTGATGGCACGTTTTATCGTCGAGAACCGTATTACCGAGCCGAAGGCGCTGAAGGAATTCGCGACGGAAGGCTATGTGTTCGACGCGGCTGCGTCGAACGATTCGACTTACGTATATCGCCGGCGAGTCGGCGAGTGA
- a CDS encoding energy-coupling factor ABC transporter permease gives MGFLFTPLPLWVGIGGWIAAVALLALALWNRPFVRLQDATLQHVWLALVTAIAVLWASNAWLDDGIVMHLLGATLLVTLFDWTLALIAMGAVTAVAAIIFDAPWQGIGLTYLIYGALPVAVSALLQRAALAWLPHNLASFITGQGFLSPAIAIIAVAAAAAGVQLALADGVPVVIPAGYLLNTALLALGEAWFTGMATALIAVYRPAWVTTFDVRRYRLGGPRA, from the coding sequence ATGGGTTTTCTTTTCACACCGCTTCCGCTCTGGGTTGGCATCGGTGGCTGGATCGCCGCCGTGGCCCTGCTCGCGCTCGCGCTCTGGAATCGTCCCTTCGTGCGCCTTCAGGACGCCACACTCCAGCACGTGTGGCTCGCGCTCGTCACCGCAATCGCGGTCCTCTGGGCCTCGAATGCGTGGCTCGATGATGGCATCGTCATGCATCTGCTTGGCGCAACGCTGCTCGTCACGCTGTTCGACTGGACGCTCGCGCTGATTGCGATGGGTGCCGTCACGGCGGTTGCCGCGATCATCTTCGACGCGCCGTGGCAGGGCATCGGCCTGACCTATCTGATCTACGGTGCGCTGCCTGTCGCCGTGTCGGCGTTGCTGCAGCGCGCCGCGCTCGCATGGCTGCCGCACAACCTCGCGTCGTTCATCACCGGCCAGGGATTCCTGTCGCCGGCCATTGCGATCATCGCGGTCGCCGCTGCCGCAGCCGGCGTCCAGCTCGCCCTCGCGGATGGCGTGCCTGTCGTGATTCCTGCCGGCTATCTGTTGAACACTGCGCTGCTCGCGCTCGGCGAAGCGTGGTTCACCGGCATGGCGACGGCACTCATTGCCGTCTATCGCCCTGCGTGGGTCACGACCTTCGACGTCCGGCGCTATCGCCTGGGCGGCCCGCGCGCCTGA
- a CDS encoding glutathione S-transferase yields MLQLCGIPLSNYYNKVKFVLLEHDIPFEESVCGLPISDPAQLADSPLGKIPFLRTEEGALFESQVIIEYLAARYPEKAIFPAEPFAAAKVRELVETLELYLEWMAREVYTEAFFGGKVSDGMKAHVEKRLPRAIDAFKQMTQFSPYVLGASFSLADIAASIHLPVIGMATKAVFGRDFLLDAGIDWKAHAKKVGERAAAQRVAAERKAYVEATSGARS; encoded by the coding sequence ATGCTACAGCTGTGCGGTATTCCGTTGTCCAACTATTACAACAAGGTGAAGTTCGTCTTGCTCGAGCACGACATCCCGTTCGAGGAGTCGGTGTGCGGTTTGCCGATCAGCGATCCGGCCCAGCTCGCCGATTCTCCGCTCGGCAAGATTCCGTTCCTGAGGACCGAAGAGGGCGCGCTGTTCGAGTCGCAGGTGATCATCGAGTACCTGGCGGCGCGCTATCCCGAGAAAGCCATCTTTCCGGCGGAGCCGTTCGCGGCGGCGAAGGTGCGCGAACTGGTCGAAACGCTCGAGTTGTATCTCGAATGGATGGCGCGCGAGGTCTATACGGAAGCGTTTTTCGGCGGCAAGGTCAGCGACGGGATGAAGGCGCACGTCGAGAAGCGCCTGCCGCGCGCGATCGATGCGTTCAAGCAGATGACGCAGTTTTCGCCGTATGTGCTCGGCGCGTCGTTCAGCCTCGCGGACATCGCTGCATCGATCCATCTGCCGGTCATCGGGATGGCGACGAAGGCCGTGTTCGGACGCGACTTCCTGCTCGATGCGGGCATCGACTGGAAGGCTCACGCGAAGAAGGTCGGTGAGCGTGCTGCCGCGCAGCGCGTGGCAGCCGAACGCAAGGCGTATGTCGAGGCGACGAGCGGCGCGCGTTCGTAA